Proteins co-encoded in one Pseudomonas fluorescens genomic window:
- the mupP gene encoding N-acetylmuramic acid 6-phosphate phosphatase MupP — protein sequence MAIRAVLFDMDGTLLDTAPDFIAICQAMRADRGLPPMNDKHIRDEISGGAKAMVAVTFSMDPESPGFEELRLEFLERYLAGCAVHSKLFDGMGELLADIEKANLVWGVVTNKPLRFAEPIMQQLGLAERSALLICPDHVKNSKPDPEMLILACKMLDLDPSSVLFIGDDLRDIESGRDAGTRTAAVTYGYIHPDDNPRHWGADVVVDHPLELRKVLDNALCSC from the coding sequence ATGGCCATCAGAGCAGTCCTTTTCGACATGGACGGCACGCTGCTCGACACCGCGCCGGACTTCATCGCCATCTGCCAGGCGATGCGCGCGGATCGCGGCTTGCCGCCGATGAACGACAAGCACATCCGCGACGAAATCTCCGGCGGCGCCAAAGCCATGGTCGCGGTGACATTCTCGATGGATCCGGAGTCGCCGGGCTTCGAGGAGCTGCGCCTGGAGTTCCTCGAGCGCTACCTCGCCGGTTGCGCCGTGCACAGCAAGCTGTTCGACGGCATGGGCGAATTGCTGGCCGACATCGAAAAAGCCAATCTGGTCTGGGGCGTGGTCACCAACAAGCCGCTGCGCTTCGCCGAGCCGATCATGCAGCAGCTGGGGCTGGCCGAGCGCTCGGCGTTGCTGATCTGCCCGGATCACGTCAAGAACAGCAAACCGGATCCCGAGATGCTGATCCTTGCCTGCAAGATGCTTGACCTGGATCCGTCGAGCGTTCTGTTTATCGGCGATGATTTGCGTGACATCGAATCCGGCCGCGATGCCGGCACCAGGACCGCCGCCGTGACCTATGGCTACATTCACCCGGACGACAACCCTCGGCACTGGGGGGCGGATGTCGTGGTGGATCACCCGCTGGAGTTGCGCAAGGTGCTCGACAACGCACTCTGCAGTTGCTGA
- the ubiG gene encoding bifunctional 2-polyprenyl-6-hydroxyphenol methylase/3-demethylubiquinol 3-O-methyltransferase UbiG, whose amino-acid sequence MSNVDHAEIAKFEALAHRWWDRESEFKPLHDINPLRVNWIDERVNLAGKKVLDVGCGGGILSEAMAQRGATVTGIDMGEAPLAVAQLHQLESGVNVEYRQITAEALAEEMPEQFDVVTCLEMLEHVPDPSSVIRACFRMVKPGGQVFFSTINRNPKAYLFAIVGAEYIMKLLPRGTHDFKKFIRPSELGAWSRMAGLTVKDIIGLTYNPLTKHYKLAADVDVNYMIQTLREE is encoded by the coding sequence ATGAGCAACGTCGACCACGCCGAAATCGCCAAATTCGAAGCCCTGGCCCATCGCTGGTGGGACCGCGAAAGCGAGTTCAAACCGCTGCATGACATCAACCCGCTGCGGGTCAACTGGATTGACGAGCGCGTCAATCTGGCCGGCAAGAAGGTGCTCGACGTCGGCTGCGGCGGCGGCATCCTCAGCGAAGCCATGGCCCAGCGCGGCGCGACCGTCACTGGCATCGACATGGGTGAAGCGCCGCTGGCGGTTGCACAGCTGCATCAGCTGGAATCCGGCGTGAACGTCGAATACCGCCAGATCACCGCCGAAGCCCTGGCCGAAGAAATGCCCGAGCAGTTCGATGTCGTCACCTGCCTGGAAATGCTCGAGCACGTGCCGGACCCCTCCTCGGTGATCCGCGCCTGTTTCCGCATGGTCAAGCCCGGTGGCCAGGTGTTCTTCTCCACCATCAACCGCAACCCGAAGGCGTACCTGTTCGCCATCGTCGGCGCCGAATACATCATGAAACTGCTGCCGCGCGGCACCCACGACTTCAAGAAATTCATCCGCCCCTCCGAGCTGGGCGCCTGGAGCCGCATGGCCGGCCTGACCGTCAAGGACATCATCGGCCTGACCTACAACCCGCTGACCAAGCACTACAAGCTGGCGGCGGACGTTGACGTCAACTACATGATCCAGACCCTGCGCGAGGAATAA
- a CDS encoding GGDEF domain-containing protein has product MKSPSQTTAIDFDSAKLQRLGFGQLPPLLQRPVSAAQLRQQLSLQLQTSLEPQRILGLFFREAQRLVPLDAMTYVHSGSDLRLEFGARGHHSVSYSLSHEGEHMGELVLRRNQRFSEVELGNFESLLSSLLYPMRNALLYRVATQTALRDALTGTGNRIAMEQTLQREIEMSRRHLQPLSLLMLDIDHFKQVNDSHGHSAGDEVLKAVAASIKNQLRNVDMVFRYGGEEFLILLSNTSREAAAMVGERLRHATQAQDYYADGQLIELTVSLGCATLLPGESSDSLLRRADSALYVAKREGRNRLTMAG; this is encoded by the coding sequence ATGAAATCACCCTCCCAGACCACTGCAATTGACTTCGACAGTGCCAAATTGCAACGCCTGGGCTTTGGTCAGTTGCCTCCGCTTCTGCAGCGACCTGTCAGCGCGGCGCAATTGCGCCAGCAACTGAGCCTGCAACTGCAAACCAGCCTTGAGCCCCAGCGCATCCTCGGCCTGTTTTTCCGCGAAGCTCAACGCCTGGTGCCCTTGGACGCCATGACCTATGTGCACAGCGGCAGCGATTTACGCCTGGAGTTCGGCGCCCGCGGCCACCACTCGGTCAGCTACAGCCTCAGCCACGAAGGCGAGCACATGGGTGAACTGGTATTGCGGCGCAATCAGCGGTTCAGCGAAGTCGAGTTGGGCAACTTCGAGTCGCTCCTGTCTTCGCTGCTGTACCCGATGCGCAACGCGCTGCTCTATCGCGTCGCCACGCAAACAGCCCTGCGCGATGCGCTGACCGGCACCGGCAATCGCATCGCCATGGAGCAGACCCTGCAGCGGGAGATCGAGATGTCCCGGCGGCATTTGCAACCCTTGTCGTTGCTGATGCTGGACATCGACCACTTCAAACAGGTCAATGACAGTCATGGTCACAGTGCTGGCGATGAAGTGCTCAAAGCCGTGGCGGCGTCGATCAAGAATCAGTTGCGCAATGTCGACATGGTTTTTCGTTATGGCGGGGAAGAGTTTCTGATTCTGCTGTCCAACACCAGTCGCGAAGCCGCCGCAATGGTCGGTGAACGTCTGCGCCATGCAACGCAAGCCCAGGACTACTATGCCGATGGCCAGCTGATCGAGCTGACCGTGAGCCTTGGCTGCGCCACCCTGCTGCCCGGCGAATCGTCCGACAGCCTGCTGCGCCGCGCCGACAGCGCGCTCTATGTGGCCAAGCGCGAGGGACGCAATCGCCTGACGATGGCCGGCTAG
- the gyrA gene encoding DNA gyrase subunit A yields the protein MGELAKEILPVNIEDELKQSYLDYAMSVIVGRALPDARDGLKPVHRRVLFAMSELGNDFNKPYKKSARVVGDVIGKYHPHGDTAVYDTIVRMAQPFSLRYLLVDGQGNFGSVDGDNAAAMRYTEVRMTKLAHELLADLHKETVDWVPNYDGTELIPAVMPTRVPNLLVNGSSGIAVGMATNIPPHNLGEVIDGCLALIDNPELTVDELMQYIPGPDFPTAAIINGRAGIIEAYRTGRGRIYMRARSIIEDIDKVGGRQQIVITELPYQLNKARLIEKIAELVKEKKLEGITELRDESDKDGMRVVIELRRGEVPEVILNNLYAQTQLQSVFGINIVALIDGRPRILNLKDLLEAFVRHRREVVTRRTVFELRKARERGHILEGQAVALSNIDPVIALIKASPTPSEAKEALVSTPWESSAVVAMVERAGADSCRPENLDPQYGLREGKYFLSPEQAQAILELRLHRLTGLEHEKLLAEYQEILNQIGELIRILNSATRLMEVIREELEVIRAEYGDVRRTEILDARLDLTLGDMIPEEERVVTISHGGYAKTQPLAAYQAQRRGGKGKSATGVKDEDYIAHLLVANSHTTLLLFSSKGKVYWLKTYEIPEASRAARGRPLVNLLPLDDGEYITTMLPVDLEAMKRQADEEEAEGAETDVEDIENSNETEEERRARIRAADRKKAPFIFMSTANGTVKKTPLVAFSRQRSVGLIALELDEGDILISAAITDGEQEIMLFSDGGKVTRFKESEVRAMGRTARGVRGMRLPEGQKLISMLIPEEGSQILTASERGYGKRTAITEFPEYKRGGQGVIAMVSNERNGRLVGAVQVQDGEEIMLISDQGTLVRTRVDEVSSLGRNTQGVTLIKLAKDETLVGLERVQEPSEVEGEELEGEEGVELEEGVIGAEPDDAVDNLQADAADEEESQD from the coding sequence ATGGGCGAACTGGCCAAAGAAATCCTCCCGGTCAATATCGAAGACGAGCTGAAACAGTCCTATCTCGACTACGCGATGAGCGTGATCGTCGGCCGTGCACTGCCGGATGCGCGCGATGGCTTGAAGCCCGTGCACCGTCGCGTGCTGTTCGCGATGAGCGAGCTGGGCAACGACTTCAACAAGCCGTACAAGAAATCTGCCCGTGTCGTCGGTGACGTGATCGGTAAGTATCACCCGCACGGTGATACCGCGGTGTACGACACCATCGTCCGCATGGCGCAGCCTTTCTCCCTCCGTTACCTGCTGGTCGACGGCCAGGGCAACTTCGGTTCGGTGGACGGCGACAACGCCGCGGCCATGCGATACACCGAAGTGCGCATGACCAAGCTGGCGCACGAGCTGCTGGCCGACCTGCACAAGGAAACCGTGGACTGGGTGCCGAACTACGACGGCACCGAACTGATCCCGGCGGTCATGCCGACCCGCGTTCCGAACCTGCTGGTCAACGGTTCCAGCGGTATTGCCGTGGGCATGGCGACCAACATTCCGCCGCACAACCTCGGTGAAGTCATCGACGGTTGCCTGGCTCTCATCGACAATCCCGAACTGACCGTCGATGAGCTGATGCAATACATCCCCGGTCCGGACTTCCCGACCGCCGCGATCATCAATGGTCGCGCCGGCATCATTGAAGCCTACCGCACCGGCCGTGGCCGCATTTACATGCGCGCCCGTTCGATCATCGAAGACATCGACAAGGTCGGTGGCCGTCAGCAGATCGTCATCACCGAGCTGCCTTACCAGCTGAACAAGGCGCGTCTGATCGAGAAGATCGCCGAGCTGGTAAAAGAGAAGAAACTCGAAGGCATCACCGAACTGCGCGACGAGTCCGACAAGGACGGTATGCGTGTCGTGATCGAACTGCGTCGCGGCGAAGTGCCTGAGGTGATCCTCAACAACCTCTATGCCCAGACCCAGCTGCAATCGGTATTCGGCATCAACATCGTTGCGCTGATCGACGGCCGTCCGCGGATCCTCAACCTCAAGGATCTGCTGGAAGCCTTCGTCCGTCACCGTCGCGAAGTCGTTACCCGCCGTACCGTGTTCGAACTGCGCAAGGCTCGTGAGCGTGGCCACATCCTCGAAGGTCAGGCCGTTGCCCTGTCGAACATCGACCCGGTCATCGCCCTGATCAAGGCTTCGCCGACGCCGTCGGAAGCCAAGGAAGCGCTGGTCAGCACGCCGTGGGAGTCCTCGGCTGTGGTCGCGATGGTGGAGCGTGCCGGTGCCGATTCGTGCCGTCCGGAAAACCTTGATCCGCAATACGGTCTGCGTGAAGGCAAGTACTTCCTCTCGCCGGAACAGGCGCAAGCCATTCTGGAGCTGCGTCTGCACCGTCTGACCGGTCTGGAACACGAGAAACTGCTGGCCGAGTATCAAGAGATCCTCAACCAGATCGGCGAGCTGATCCGCATCCTCAACAGCGCCACGCGCCTGATGGAAGTGATCCGCGAAGAGCTGGAAGTGATTCGCGCCGAATACGGCGACGTGCGCCGCACCGAGATCCTCGATGCCCGTCTCGACCTGACCCTGGGTGACATGATCCCGGAAGAAGAGCGCGTCGTGACCATCTCCCACGGTGGCTATGCCAAGACCCAGCCACTGGCTGCGTACCAGGCTCAGCGTCGTGGCGGTAAAGGCAAATCGGCTACCGGCGTGAAGGATGAGGACTACATCGCTCACCTGCTGGTCGCCAACAGTCACACCACGCTGCTGCTGTTCTCCAGCAAGGGCAAGGTGTACTGGCTCAAGACCTACGAGATTCCGGAAGCGTCCCGCGCTGCCCGTGGCCGTCCACTGGTCAACCTGCTGCCGCTCGATGACGGTGAATACATCACCACCATGCTGCCGGTCGATCTCGAAGCCATGAAGCGTCAGGCTGATGAGGAAGAAGCCGAAGGCGCCGAGACCGATGTAGAAGACATCGAAAACAGCAACGAGACCGAAGAGGAGCGCCGCGCGCGCATCAGGGCTGCCGACCGCAAGAAGGCACCGTTCATCTTCATGTCGACCGCCAATGGTACCGTCAAGAAGACCCCGCTGGTGGCCTTCAGCCGTCAGCGCAGCGTCGGTCTGATCGCGCTGGAGCTGGACGAAGGCGACATCCTGATCTCCGCTGCCATCACCGATGGCGAGCAGGAAATCATGCTGTTCTCCGACGGTGGCAAGGTGACACGCTTCAAGGAATCCGAAGTCCGCGCCATGGGCCGTACCGCTCGCGGTGTGCGTGGCATGCGTCTGCCGGAAGGGCAGAAACTGATTTCGATGCTGATCCCGGAAGAGGGCAGCCAGATCCTGACGGCTTCCGAGCGTGGCTACGGCAAGCGCACGGCAATCACCGAGTTCCCTGAATACAAGCGTGGCGGTCAGGGCGTTATCGCCATGGTCAGCAACGAGCGTAACGGCCGTCTGGTCGGCGCGGTTCAGGTGCAGGATGGCGAAGAAATCATGCTGATTTCCGACCAGGGCACGCTGGTGCGTACCCGTGTCGACGAAGTCTCCAGTCTGGGTCGTAACACCCAGGGCGTGACCCTGATCAAGCTGGCCAAGGATGAAACCCTGGTCGGTCTGGAGCGGGTTCAGGAGCCGTCGGAAGTCGAGGGTGAAGAGCTTGAAGGTGAAGAAGGTGTCGAACTGGAAGAGGGCGTGATCGGCGCCGAACCGGACGATGCAGTCGACAACCTGCAGGCGGATGCCGCAGACGAAGAAGAGTCGCAAGACTAA
- the mtnA gene encoding S-methyl-5-thioribose-1-phosphate isomerase: MRDRLLAAEKVKAIDWRDGALHLLDQRVLPFEENWIAYTSAAGVAEAIRSMVVRGAPAIGISAAYGIVLAARARIAEGGDWYAALEEDFMLLADSRPTAVNLFWALNRMHDRLDRLKDNADPLEALEAEAIAIHESDREANLTMAQLGVDLIRKHQGNAQAILTHCNTGALATGGFGTALGVIRAAFIEGMVERVYADETRPWLQGSRLTAWELANEGIPVTLNADSAAAHIMKTKGVTWVIVGADRITANGDVANKIGTYQLAVNAMHHGVRFMVVAPSSTIDMNLASGDDIPIEERDGAELLEVGGKRVGADVEAFNPVFDVTPADLIDAIVTEKGIVERPDTAKMAQLMCRKRLH, translated from the coding sequence ATGCGCGATCGACTGTTGGCTGCGGAGAAAGTGAAGGCCATCGATTGGCGTGATGGCGCGCTCCACCTGCTGGATCAGCGCGTTTTGCCGTTCGAGGAAAACTGGATCGCCTACACCAGCGCTGCCGGCGTGGCCGAGGCGATTCGCTCGATGGTGGTGCGCGGTGCGCCGGCCATCGGCATCAGTGCCGCGTACGGCATCGTGTTGGCCGCCCGTGCCCGAATTGCCGAGGGTGGCGATTGGTATGCCGCGCTGGAAGAGGATTTCATGCTGCTGGCCGATTCCCGTCCAACGGCGGTCAACCTGTTCTGGGCACTGAACCGCATGCATGACCGGCTGGATCGCCTGAAGGACAACGCCGATCCGCTGGAGGCGCTCGAAGCCGAGGCCATTGCCATTCATGAAAGCGATCGCGAAGCCAACCTGACCATGGCCCAGCTCGGCGTCGACCTGATCCGCAAGCATCAGGGCAACGCCCAGGCGATCCTGACCCACTGCAACACCGGCGCCCTGGCCACCGGCGGTTTTGGTACCGCGCTCGGGGTGATTCGCGCAGCGTTCATCGAAGGCATGGTGGAGCGCGTCTACGCCGACGAAACCCGTCCCTGGCTGCAAGGCTCGCGCCTGACCGCGTGGGAACTGGCCAACGAAGGCATTCCGGTAACCCTCAACGCCGACTCCGCCGCCGCGCACATCATGAAAACCAAAGGTGTGACCTGGGTGATCGTCGGCGCCGACCGGATCACCGCCAACGGCGACGTGGCGAACAAGATCGGCACCTACCAACTGGCGGTCAACGCCATGCACCACGGCGTGCGTTTCATGGTCGTGGCGCCGAGTTCGACCATCGACATGAACCTGGCCAGCGGTGATGACATTCCGATCGAGGAGCGCGACGGCGCCGAGTTGCTGGAAGTTGGCGGCAAGCGTGTCGGGGCGGATGTCGAGGCGTTCAATCCGGTGTTCGACGTGACGCCGGCGGACCTGATTGATGCGATCGTTACCGAGAAAGGCATCGTCGAACGTCCCGATACCGCGAAAATGGCGCAGTTGATGTGCCGCAAGCGCTTGCATTGA
- the serC gene encoding 3-phosphoserine/phosphohydroxythreonine transaminase, with protein sequence MSKRAFNFCAGPAALPEAVLLRAQSEMLDWHGKGLSVMEMSHRSDDYVAIAEKAEQDLRDLLSIPSNYKVLFLQGGASQQFAEIPLNLLPENGTADYVETGIWSKKAIEEARRFGNINVAASAKPYDYLAIPGQNEWKLTPGASYLHYASNETIGGLQFDWVPEAGDVPLVVDMSSDILSRPIDVSQYGLIYAGAQKNIGPSGLVVVIVREDLLGRARSSCPTMLDYKISADNGSMYNTPATYSWYLSGLVFEWLKEQGGVAAMEQRNKAKKDRLYGFIDNSDFYTNPISTNARSWMNVPFRLADERLDKAFLAGADARGLLNLKGHRSVGGMRASIYNALGLDAVEALVGYMAEFEKEHS encoded by the coding sequence GTGAGCAAACGAGCCTTTAACTTCTGCGCAGGTCCCGCTGCGCTGCCTGAAGCTGTCCTGTTGCGTGCCCAGTCTGAGATGCTCGACTGGCACGGCAAGGGTCTGTCGGTCATGGAAATGAGCCATCGTAGCGACGACTATGTGGCCATTGCCGAGAAAGCCGAGCAGGACCTGCGCGACCTGCTGTCCATCCCCTCCAACTACAAAGTGCTGTTCCTGCAGGGCGGCGCGAGCCAGCAGTTCGCCGAGATTCCGCTGAACCTGTTGCCCGAGAACGGCACTGCCGACTATGTCGAAACCGGCATCTGGTCGAAGAAAGCCATCGAAGAAGCGCGTCGCTTTGGCAATATCAACGTTGCCGCCAGCGCCAAGCCTTATGACTACCTGGCCATTCCCGGTCAGAACGAGTGGAAACTGACCCCGGGTGCGTCCTATCTGCACTATGCGTCCAACGAAACCATCGGCGGCCTGCAGTTCGACTGGGTTCCCGAGGCCGGTGACGTTCCGCTGGTGGTCGACATGTCCTCCGATATCCTCTCGCGTCCGATCGATGTGTCGCAGTACGGCCTGATCTACGCCGGTGCGCAGAAGAACATCGGCCCGAGCGGTCTGGTGGTGGTGATCGTCCGTGAAGACCTGCTGGGCCGCGCCCGCAGTTCGTGCCCGACCATGCTCGATTACAAGATCTCGGCCGACAACGGTTCGATGTACAACACGCCGGCCACCTATTCCTGGTACCTCTCGGGCCTGGTCTTCGAGTGGCTGAAGGAGCAGGGCGGCGTCGCCGCGATGGAGCAGCGCAACAAGGCGAAGAAAGATCGCCTGTACGGCTTCATCGACAACAGCGACTTCTATACCAACCCGATCAGCACCAATGCCCGTTCCTGGATGAACGTACCGTTCCGCCTGGCGGATGAGCGTCTGGACAAGGCGTTCCTGGCCGGCGCTGACGCCCGCGGCCTGCTCAATCTCAAGGGGCATCGCTCGGTCGGCGGCATGCGCGCCTCGATCTACAACGCCCTGGGTCTGGACGCCGTCGAGGCTCTGGTCGGCTACATGGCTGAATTCGAGAAGGAGCATTCCTGA
- a CDS encoding YciK family oxidoreductase: MFDYTARPELLKDRVILVTGAGRGIGAAAAKTYAAHGATVLLLGKTEANLTQVYDEIEAAGHPQPAVIPFNLETALPHQYDELAAMIETEFGHLDGLLHNASIIGPRTPIEQLSGENFMRVMQVNVNAMFMLTSTLLPLLKLSRDASVVFTSSSVGRKGRAYWGAYGVSKFATEGLMQTLADEVDGVAPVRSNSINPGGTRTSMRAQAYPGENPLNNPTPEEIMPVYLYLMGPDSTGINGQAFNAQ, from the coding sequence ATGTTTGATTACACCGCTCGCCCCGAATTGCTCAAGGATCGGGTCATTCTGGTCACCGGTGCCGGTCGCGGCATCGGCGCCGCTGCCGCGAAAACCTACGCAGCCCACGGTGCCACCGTTCTGCTGCTGGGCAAGACGGAAGCCAATCTGACCCAGGTCTATGACGAGATCGAGGCGGCCGGGCATCCTCAGCCGGCCGTGATCCCTTTCAACCTCGAAACCGCCCTGCCCCATCAATACGATGAGCTGGCGGCGATGATCGAGACCGAATTCGGTCACCTCGACGGCTTGCTGCACAACGCCTCGATCATTGGCCCGCGCACGCCGATCGAGCAGTTGTCCGGTGAAAACTTCATGCGCGTCATGCAGGTCAACGTCAACGCGATGTTCATGCTGACCAGCACCTTGTTGCCACTGCTCAAACTGTCCCGGGACGCCTCGGTGGTGTTCACTTCCAGCAGTGTCGGGCGCAAGGGACGCGCTTACTGGGGTGCCTATGGCGTGTCCAAGTTCGCCACCGAAGGTCTGATGCAGACCCTGGCCGACGAAGTCGACGGCGTGGCCCCGGTGCGTTCCAACAGCATCAACCCGGGCGGCACCCGCACCAGCATGCGCGCCCAGGCGTACCCGGGGGAAAACCCGCTGAACAACCCGACGCCGGAAGAGATCATGCCGGTCTATCTGTACCTGATGGGCCCGGACAGCACGGGCATCAATGGCCAGGCATTCAACGCCCAGTAA
- a CDS encoding TRZ/ATZ family hydrolase — MPKPAIALDLLLLPTWLVPVEPAGVVLKEHGLGIRDGRIVFIGPRAEALKCNAAEVRELPDVLLAPGLINAHGHAAMTLFRGLADDLPLMTWLENHIWPAEGKWVDEDFVRDGTDLAIAEQIKGGITCFSDMYFFPKVASERVHNSGIRAQIAIPILDFPIPGAASADEAIRQGVELFGDLKHHERIKITFGPHAPYTVGDENLEKIRVIAEELDASVHMHVHETAFEVQQAVEQRGERPLARLGRLGLLGPRFQAVHMTQISDDDLALLVESNTSVIHCPESNLKLASGFCPVERLWQAGVNVAVGTDGAASNNDLDLLGETRTAALLAKAVAGSATALDAHRALRMATLNGARALGIEAETGSLELGKAADIVAFDLSGLAQQPVYDPVSQLIYATGRDCVKHLWVAGKQLLDDRRLTRLDEQQLGETARAWGRRISGHTES; from the coding sequence ATGCCGAAACCTGCCATTGCGCTCGACTTATTATTGCTGCCGACCTGGCTGGTACCCGTCGAACCCGCAGGCGTTGTGCTCAAGGAGCATGGCCTGGGCATCCGCGACGGTCGCATCGTTTTCATCGGCCCGCGCGCCGAAGCCTTGAAGTGTAACGCCGCTGAAGTCCGCGAATTGCCGGACGTTCTGCTCGCCCCCGGCCTGATCAATGCTCATGGCCATGCCGCCATGACCCTGTTCCGCGGCCTCGCCGACGATCTGCCGTTGATGACCTGGCTGGAAAACCATATCTGGCCGGCCGAGGGCAAGTGGGTCGATGAAGATTTCGTGCGTGACGGCACCGACCTGGCCATCGCCGAGCAGATAAAAGGCGGCATCACCTGTTTCTCGGACATGTACTTCTTCCCGAAGGTTGCCAGTGAGCGCGTACACAACAGCGGAATTCGCGCGCAGATCGCGATTCCGATCCTCGACTTCCCGATTCCGGGCGCCGCCAGCGCCGATGAAGCCATTCGTCAGGGTGTCGAATTGTTCGGCGACCTGAAGCATCACGAGCGCATCAAGATTACCTTCGGACCTCATGCACCCTACACCGTTGGTGACGAGAACCTGGAAAAAATCCGCGTGATCGCCGAAGAACTGGATGCTTCGGTTCACATGCACGTCCACGAAACCGCCTTCGAAGTGCAGCAAGCGGTCGAACAACGCGGTGAACGCCCATTGGCCCGCCTCGGCCGACTGGGCCTGCTCGGACCGCGCTTCCAGGCCGTGCACATGACCCAGATCAGCGATGACGACCTGGCGTTACTGGTAGAAAGCAACACCAGCGTGATCCATTGCCCGGAGTCGAACCTGAAACTGGCCAGCGGCTTCTGCCCGGTAGAGCGTCTGTGGCAGGCCGGGGTCAACGTCGCGGTCGGCACCGATGGCGCGGCGAGCAACAATGATCTGGACCTGCTGGGTGAAACCCGCACCGCCGCCCTGCTGGCCAAAGCCGTCGCCGGCTCGGCCACCGCGCTGGACGCCCACCGGGCGCTGCGCATGGCCACGCTGAACGGTGCACGGGCATTGGGGATTGAAGCCGAGACCGGCTCCCTGGAACTCGGCAAGGCTGCGGACATTGTCGCTTTCGACCTGTCCGGCCTTGCGCAACAACCGGTCTATGACCCGGTTTCGCAACTCATTTACGCCACCGGCCGCGACTGCGTAAAACACCTGTGGGTCGCCGGCAAGCAGTTGCTCGACGACCGCCGCCTGACGCGCCTGGACGAACAGCAGCTCGGCGAAACCGCCCGGGCCTGGGGCCGACGCATCAGCGGCCACACCGAATCGTAA
- a CDS encoding TenA family transcriptional regulator yields the protein MEAASYPAWAQQLIQDCSESKRRVVEHELYLRMRDNKLSAKTMRQYLIGGWPVVEQFALYMAQNLTKTKFARHPGEDMARRWLMRNIRVELNHADYWLNWSRAHGVSLEDLQAQQVPPELHALSHWCWHTSSADSLIVAIAATNYAIEGATGEWSALVCSTGVYAAAFPEEDRKRAMKWLKMHAQYDDAHPWEALEIICTLAGTNPSRALQTELRQAVCKSYDYMYLFLERCMQLELTERVLAGRERRALVES from the coding sequence ATGGAAGCTGCAAGTTATCCCGCCTGGGCGCAACAGTTGATCCAGGATTGCAGCGAGAGCAAACGCCGGGTTGTCGAACATGAACTTTATCTGCGCATGCGTGATAACAAGCTCAGCGCCAAGACCATGCGCCAGTACCTGATCGGGGGCTGGCCCGTCGTTGAGCAGTTCGCGTTGTACATGGCGCAGAATCTCACCAAAACCAAATTTGCCCGTCACCCCGGGGAAGACATGGCGCGGCGCTGGCTGATGCGCAACATCCGCGTCGAACTCAATCACGCCGATTACTGGTTGAACTGGAGTCGGGCCCACGGTGTAAGTCTGGAAGACTTGCAGGCGCAGCAAGTGCCGCCGGAGTTGCACGCCCTGAGTCACTGGTGCTGGCACACCAGTTCGGCGGATTCGCTGATCGTGGCCATTGCCGCCACCAACTATGCGATCGAAGGCGCGACCGGGGAGTGGTCGGCGCTGGTTTGCTCGACCGGTGTGTATGCCGCCGCATTCCCTGAAGAGGATCGCAAACGGGCAATGAAGTGGCTGAAGATGCACGCCCAGTACGATGACGCTCACCCCTGGGAGGCGCTGGAAATCATCTGCACCCTGGCCGGGACAAATCCGAGTCGTGCGTTGCAAACGGAGCTGCGCCAGGCCGTGTGCAAGAGTTATGACTACATGTATCTGTTCCTCGAGCGCTGCATGCAGCTGGAGTTGACGGAGCGGGTGCTGGCCGGTCGCGAGCGACGGGCACTGGTCGAGAGCTAG